The Triticum aestivum cultivar Chinese Spring chromosome 7B, IWGSC CS RefSeq v2.1, whole genome shotgun sequence genome window below encodes:
- the LOC123160697 gene encoding thiamine thiazole synthase 2, chloroplastic, whose protein sequence is MAAMATTASSLLKPSFSGVRLPAAARTPSCVATPRAGAICNSISSSTPPYDLNAFKFSPIKESIVSREMTRRYMTDMITYADTDVVIVGAGSAGLSCAYELSKDPSISIAIIEQSVSPGGGAWLGGQLFSAMVVRKPAHLFLDELNIEYDEQEDYVVIKHAALFTSTVMSRLLARPNVKLFNAVAVEDLIVKEDRVAGVVTNWALVSMNHDTQSCMDPNVMEAKVVVSSCGHDGPFGATGVKRLQDIGMIQAVPGMKALDMNTAEDAIVRLTREVVPGMIVTGMEVAEIDGAPRMGPTFGAMMISGQKAAHLALKALGRPNGIDGTLKNVTPALHPEMILAATNNGDIVDA, encoded by the exons ATGGCAGCCATGGCCACCACCGCCTCCAGCCTCCTCAAGCCCTCCTTCTCCGGCGTCCGCCTCCCGGCGGCGGCCCGCACCCCGTCCTGCGTCGCCACCCCGCGTGCCGGCGCCATCTgcaactccatctcctcctccacaCCTCCCTACGACCTCAACGCCTTCAAGTTCAGCCCCATCAAGGAGTCCATCGTGTCCCGCGAGATGACCCGCCGCTACATGACCGACATGATCACCTACGCCGACACCGACGTCGTCATCGTCGGCGCCGGATCCGCGGGGCTTTCCTGCGCGTACGAGCTCTCCAAGGACCCCTCCATCAGCATCGCCATCATCGAGCAGTCCGTGTCCCCCGGCGGCGGCGCCTGGCTCGGCGGCCAGCTCTTCTCCGCCATGGTCGTGCGCAAGCCGGCGCACCTCTTCCTCGACGAGCTCAACATCGAGTACGACGAGCAGGAGGACTACGTCGTCATCAAGCACGCCGCGCTCTTCACCTCCACGGTCATGAGCCGCCTCCTCGCGCGCCCCAACGTCAAGCTCTTCAACGCCGTCGCCGTGGAGGACCTCATCGTCAAGGAGGACCGCGTCGCCGGCGTCGTCACCAACTGGGCGCTCGTCTCCATGAACCACGACACACAGTCCTGCATGGACCCCAACGTCATGGAGGCCAAGGTCGTGGTGAGCTCTTGCGGCCACGACGGGCCCTTCGGCGCCACCGGGGTCAAGCGGCTCCAGGACATCGGCATGATCCAGGCGGTGCCCGGGATGAAGGCGCTCGACATGAACACGGCCGAGGATGCCATCGTGCGCCTCACCCGGGAGGTGGTCCCCGGCATGATTGTCACCGGCATGGAGGTCGCCGAGATCGACGGCGCCCCGAGAATG GGCCCGACCTTCGGCGCCATGATGATCTCCGGCCAGAAGGCGGCGCACCTGGCGCTCAAGGCCCTCGGCCGGCCGAACGGCATCGACGGGACGCTCAAGAACGTGACCCCGGCGCTGCACCCGGAGATGATCCTGGCGGCGACCAACAACGGCGACATCGTGGACGCCTAA